Below is a genomic region from Triticum dicoccoides isolate Atlit2015 ecotype Zavitan chromosome 5A, WEW_v2.0, whole genome shotgun sequence.
CCAAAAAGCAAGTTAAACAATTTACACTACTTGAACACACCATATTGATTGTGAAAATGCAGTCCAAGCCGTACAAATTCCATTCTAATATATAACTGAAAAAGAAAGGATTTTCAAACCATGTATGTACAGTTGTACACTACTGCAACAGTACAGTACTCCAGTTCATACAAATACTGCAACACTCGTCTTGTGGAAAAAATTACCATGGGCATATCCTTAGAGGAATAGGGGATATCAACAGCTCGGGAATTGATTCTGGTGGAGAAGCACATGAGTTTGCTGCTGAGGAGCTGTATGGTGATGTCCGAGAAGAACAGCCGACCGACAAAGACTCGGATAGACGGAGCAGTTGTTTAATCAGAGGGCTGTTGGCAGCCAACCCAGGTGTGGCCGAGTGGACGTGAGATACAGTTCGAGTCCTTCACCACGTAAATCTTCGGCAGAGGTTCCTTGAGGTCTGTCTGCACAAACACAAATCAGCCTGAACAATCCCTTTGTTGTCTTGAGCAGGAAAAGCAAAAACAATAGCCATGTCAATTTTTCAAAGTTGATTTCACACCCGGTGCAAAAGCATGGAGATTCCTTGTGGTTAACTCGTGCTTCGAAGAAAAAATTATCCCTGTTGCGTTCTCTTTTCGAAAGGTAACAACTTGGAACAATACTAAACACATCTTTTCACATGCTAAATGCATTTAGGGCCTCTCACATCCAATGCTGCATGAATCTCCTGCCTGATCATGTCCTTCTAACTGAAGTTTGATTTTACCCTGAAATATATGTGCACAGTGAGGACTGCACTAACTTTGTCGCCCCTGCTGCAATCAAATTTGTCAATATTCATAGACCATATTCCACAAATACTCTGACTTTCTAATGAGAATTAGAATTTAGGGGCCAAATACTTTCAGATTTGGGGAGAAAGTTATAGATAAATGTGTTGCCGTGAAGCCTGATGCCCTTTGTCTTGAAGCTCCTGTACTACAAAAAATATATCAGTTCAGTGTTGTTCTAATCTAGACCGTGAATCATGTTGCTCCCTGCTGTTTTCTCGAGCAGGGACTTGTCCTTGTCGTCAGCCTATGGCTCTggaagggagagagggaaggaggtctCACCATTATATGAGTAGGAGGGTGCTGGAATCCATCTTGCGCAGTTCTCCTCCTCCAAGTGCAGGTCGCCCTGCCGCCGGCCGGTCACCGGAGGCGCCACCGCCAGCGACCGTCTCCGTCACCTTGCGCCCATtctccttctcctttcttcctctctttCCTCTCTCCCTCATGCCCTGTCTCTCTCTTTCTCTGGACGAGACGGACGCCGCTGCGAGCAAGCCCCCGCACCAGCCGCGAGATCCCTCCCTCATCTTGCGACACTTCTCCTTCTATGCCTTCCTCTCTTTCCTCTCCCCCTCACACCCTGTCTCTCTCTTTAACTGGATGAGCaagacatcgccgccgccaccggagcaagacatcgccgccgccaccagatCCGCCGCGCCCGGATCCGCGCGTCTTCCTCGCGCTGTCGAACGCTTTATCACTTTGAAAGGGCCGCGGGTTCAATACAGGAAACTACAGGGTTTCTTGCAAAAACAATAGTCAGAACGAAGGGTTTTCTCACCTAATAAGGGACCGCGGGTTGAATATTAGAAAGTGCAATGGCTTTTTTGCAAAAATGcgcgacggacgaccagaagcaatgcgtggtttattagtaggtaagaTAAGATAAGATAAGATAAGATATACGAAGGCTGAACACGTACGTAATTGCTCTGTTGATCTGTGTTCGTATGTACGTACTGGTTGTGGTGTGACGAATTCGAGACAGCAGACACGTGTAAGTTCGCATAAGTTCCCTTTCTAGccgtttttcaaattttgtttgacGATATGATACGAAGATATTTCGTTGATTATTACATGGATATTTCGTTGATTTCATATTTGCCATTTTGCCTCATAATCGGAACAACAAACTGAAGATCACGCAAGGTTACAGGACCGTCTTGGTCCAGCTAAGCATGCACGGGCACTGAACTCCATTCCAGCCGAAAGAAAAGGGCAGGTTAGACCGTCAGAGACGAGATGACATGCATGCAGAGATTGTCCCTCCGATGGTGGCGCCGGGCCGCATACGCATCAGCGGACAAGCCCGGCCACAGCCAGCCAGCGAGATCGCCGGAGCGCCGCTGGTCGCGCACTATCTTCCGCCCATAAATACCAGGCACTTCATCCATTAGAATCCACACAGCTCGCACCACAAGGCACATACACATAACACCAATAAAATCTCTTCGACCAATCGAGAAGATGGCCTCCTCCTCCAGGATGCTCACGGTGGTGGTGCTGGCGGCGCTGGTCGCCGGTGCGATGTGCGCCGTGAGGGTGAAGTTGACGGTGGAGAAGGGGTCCGACAAAAAGAAGCTGGCGCTCAAGATCGACTACACAAGGCCAGGCGACAGCCTGTCAGAGGTGGAGCTCCGGCAGCACGGCTCAGAGGAGTGGCAGCCGTTGACCAAGAAGGGCGACGTGTGGGAGGTCTCGTGCTCCAAGCCACTGGTTGGCCCCTTCAACTTCCGCTTCTTGTCCAAGAATGGCATGAAGAACGTCTTCGACGAGGTCTTCTCCACCGATTTCAAGATCGGCAAAACCTACCAACCAGAATATTGATCGATACCGTCCAAGTTTCAGTTGGTCAAGATCGTCGTAATTAATTAATTCCCATGTATGAGTCGCGTTGGAAATATGCGCCTGCATGAGTGGATAGTGAATAATTTAAATATATTATGCACATACATGCATATGGTAGGAAAAGCAAGGACGGATGTGTTCCCGTTGCTCGCCCATGCATGCATCCACTGTCGATCGACGCAGCACTTTTCTTTTGTGTAACCGAATATgctcaagattttgaaatatttgaataaTTTTTGTCAATTCACCTTTAACTTTGATACCCCTTTTTATGCATGGTActctctctgtaaactaatataaaaccgTTTAGATCACTGGATAAGACCGTTTGAATCacggtcttatatttgtttacatgaGGAGTACTTTGAGGTAACAGGGTGCAATATGTCTGAAAGTGGCGTGTGAATGATCTATGGAAGAATAAGCTTTATTCTTGTGTCAGGAAACTTGCTAGCGCTCTTTCTTTAATTAGCAAAGAATGTTTGATTTATAGTTGTCCTATTTTTANNNNNNNNNNNNNNNNNNNNNNNNNNNNNNNNNNNNNNNNNNNNNNNNNNNNNNNNNNNNNNNNNNNNNNNNNNNNNNNNNNNNNNNNNNNNNNNNNNNNNNNNNNNNNNNNNNNNNNNNNNNNNNNNNNNNNNNNNNNNNNNNNNNNNNNNNNNNNNNNNNNNNNNNNNNNNNNNNNNNNNNNNNNNNNNNNNNNNNNNNNNNNNNNNNNNNNNNNNNNNNNNNNNNNNNNNNNNNNNNNNNNNNNNNNNNNNNNNNNNNNNNNNNNNNNNNNNNNNNNNNNNNNNNNNNNNNNNNNNNNNNNNNNNNNNNNNNNNNNNNNNNNNNNNNNNNNNNNNNNNNNNNNNNNNNNNNNNNNNNNNNNNNNNNNNNNNNNNNNNNNNNNNNNNNNNNNNNNNNNNNNNNNNNNNNNNNNNNNNNNNNNNNNNNNNNNNNNNNNNNNNNNNNNNNNNNNNNNNNNNNNNNNNNNNNNNNNNNNNNNNNNNNNNNNNNNNNNNNNNNNNNNNNNNNNNNNNNNNNNNNNNNNNNNNNNNNNNNNNNNNNNNNNNNNNNNNNNNNNNNNNNNNNNNNNNNNNNNNNNNNNNNNNNNNNNNNNNNNNNNNNNNNNNNNNNNNNNNNNNNNNNNNNNNNNNNNNNNNNNNNNNNNNNNNNNNNNNNNNNNNNNNNNNNNNNNNNNNNNNNNNNNNNNNNNNNNNNNNNNNNNNNNNNNNNNNNNNNNNNNNNNNNNNNNNNNNNNNNNNNNNNNNNNNNNNNNNNNNNNNNNNNNNNNNNNNNNNNNNNNNNNNNNNNNNNNNNNNNNNNNNNNNNNNNNNNNNNNNNNNNNNNNNNNNNNNNNNNNNNNNNNNNNNNNNNNNNNNNNNNNNNNNNNNNNNNNNNNNNNNNNNNNNNNNNNGAGGGTGCTCCTCCAGCGCTGACCACTGGCCCGCTCGCATCAATTCCGCCGGTGTTACTCCCCTTCGACGCCTCCCTGCGCGACGTGACGCGGGCGGAGCTGCGGTTCCATCGCCGCCCACCGAGAACATTGAGTTGCGCAACCGAATCAGATTGTGTGCACTCCATCGCTCTGCTCATGGCCCTCCTCGCGCCGGAAGCAGTCATCCCCGCCGCGGCGCTCGATCTGAAAAAGAGTTCGCATTCCGGCAGGAGGAGCTCGGCAAGGAGAAGCGGTGGGACGGTAGACATCCACGAGCGCCGCCTGTTCCTCTTCTACAAGGGCCTGTACGTGGCGCGTAGGTGGGCGCGTGTGTGCCACGTATGGGTGTCTAGGCTCAAGCCAGAGGCCGGTCTGTGGCCGCGCCCAGTTGAGCGGGAGCAGCAGGGATccagtttgtctcaaaaaaaaagcaGGGATCCAGTCAATCTTTTGGAGCTGGCTGTTAGTGCGTGTAGTGGTGCGCACTATGTGCGCGGCCATGCAGATCATGCATGCGGGCGTAGTGGGAGTGCGTGGGCAGGAGTGAAGCGCGGCGTGCGTGCCTGCTCTGTCTATATAACCATACCGTGTACTGCTTGTATGACTGAGCCGAGTGGAATACAAGAGAGAAAAAGGCGTTCGTCACCGGCGGGGCATCCGTCGCCGCAGGCGTTTGTCGCCGGGCAAATGTCTCCTCGTATTCTTGTCTGATCGTCCGTTGATCCTCGATTTCAACATTTGGTATCATGAGCTGATACATCTCGGGTGTCGTTCTTCTTGCTGGAGGtgtgccggcggtggcggcggctgcgcGATGCTCCGGGCCGTGTGTCGGCCCATGGAGGTGGGCGGCGCTGTGGCTGTCATGGCgcgtggcggaggcggcgggcggtgACGTCGTACGTGCGGCGACCGCAGAGGCCGCCGAGGCGCTGCATGGTGACGCGGCGGCGCAGCACGGTGTTGCGGCGTGGAGGccctgcatggcggcatggaggCCGCGGCGGTGCAGGGCAATAAGCCGCGGCGGTGAGCCGGacgcgaccggtgcgtgttatgggtgcgcactggacgcgTCGGGCGCGTCGGGACCGCGGGCGCGCGTACGAGCGTGCGGTTAACGTTGGGAGGAGGCGTATGTCGCCGTTGTGCTCGAGTTCGGCTACATCCTTCCGGCGTTTGTCGCTGGCGGCTGCCATGGCGGATGCGGTGAGCGGctggtgcggtcgggctcgtcgggcgcgacGGATGCGCGCGGGACGTACAGGACGCACTGGtgtggtcgggctcgtcgggcgcgtcaggtgcgcgcgggacgtgcgggacacACTGGGACggtcgggcgcgtcgggtgcgcgcgggacgtgcaAGGCGCCAAGGGACGTCAGGCGTGTGTGGCCGGCGGAGGAGGAGCTCGGTGTGTGTCGCCGGAGTCGTGATGGAGTACGGTGCGACCGGCGTCGTTGCGTCAGGTCAGGTCCGCAGGCTGGGTCACGCTCGTGACGACGACAACgacgggagctgcaacaacttcgaATATGGCGAAgtcatggcttaggaggaaagtgtTGGCAATAAACCATTTGTTGTACGTGGCGCGTAGGTGGGCGCGTGTGTGCCACGTATGGGTGTCTAGGCTCAAGCCGAAGGCCGGTCTGTGGCCGCGCCCAGTTGAGCGGGAGCAGCAGGGATCCAGTCAATCTTTTGGAGCTGGCTGTTAGTGCGTGTAGTGGTGCGCACTATGCGCGCGGCCATGCAGATCATGCATGCGGGGGTAGTGGGCGTGCGTGGGCAGGAGTGGAGCGCGGCCTGCGTGCCTGCTCTGTCTATATAACCATACCGTGTACTGCTTGTATGACTGAGTCGAGTGGAATACAAGAGAGAAAAAGGGTTCGTCGCCGGCGGGGCATTCGTCGCCGCGGGCGTTTGTCGCCGGGCAAATGGTCTCCTCGTGTTCTTGTCTGATCGTCCGTCCATCCTCAGTTCCAACACAGGTCATAAGCCTAACCCGAACAAGAGCATGAGCAtctcctctccttctccctccctctcgATTTGCTTTATGAGTGCCTTGATTTGATGTAGTGATGTGACATCCGTATCCCCTCTCCTCTCTGCAGGAGCGGCAAAGCTCAGCCTGCCGGTCGCTGCTAGGGGTTGACGTTTCTATCACTATTGTCTCAGTTGGTGGAACAGTACATCTAGCATCGTAGATTTTCTCTTTAGTGGTAGATGTGACATCAGTCTCGCCACCCAACATCCTAAGCAAGTCCCAGGCCCGACGAGTCCTAGTGTGCTTCCGGTAATTATGTGTTCCTCTTCAGTGTGTGTTCCTTCTCCATCCTTATATTGCATTAACATATTGAAGTCAAGTTGCATGTATATTCTGCGTGTTCCATGTGGTAGATGCATGTCCGCTAGCCTAGCATCATCGTCAGGTTTCCTTGGTTGTTTAATGGATTAAGTTCCATGGTGTAATAAAAGTCAATTTCGCTTGTATGATGAGCTGCTATTTTATCTCATTGTGTTTTGCCTCAGTGTCTCACCGGAACAACTTTGTTTAAGTAAATTCTCTTCTTGACCTTACATATCTCTTGAGTATATTATTACTGGATCATTGACCACTGTTGTTGTACTATATACGAGCTTTAGGTACGCTGAAGGCATGCCCATTGAACTGTGATGCCATTTTATTTTCAGTAACAGTGGGTATGTCATGTACACGTACTTTTTCTGACTATCAAATCAAACAGAGATTGGGTTTTTGAGCTACATATCCGCGCCTCAAGCCCTCGCCCAGTTGACAGTTGGATGGTAGTAATTCTTCACATGTAATCATTTCTTTATGGATTAGATTAACTAAAATGGATTTCATTATTTTTATTGGAATATGTTTGCTTGTAGAATTACCACATTAGACAATTGGTCCAGTTCTATGTCGTTCGGCTATGATTATCCGTTTGATAATTCTTTTGCACTACTATTCTTGTTAGATGTTAGTGTCGTtttaggtggtgtttggttctttagtcctaggactttttgaaaaagactcttaaggaggtgcttctaaggactCGGGCGTTGTTTGGATAGCAAGTATTAGTAATGGATTTATAGAAAACAAGTTTTTAGccggttttttttgcaaaatctgtTTTACTTACTTTTTTACAAAGAATCAGTTTGTAGAAAAGGTTGTTTGGCTTTGGAAAGTGTAAAACAGCTCTAAGCAGTTCCTTGTTTGGAGGATTCCATTCTCCCCTCACGAACGAAGTCGTCTTTTTCCCCATACTTCCG
It encodes:
- the LOC119298493 gene encoding pollen allergen Dac g 3-like, which gives rise to MASSSRMLTVVVLAALVAGAMCAVRVKLTVEKGSDKKKLALKIDYTRPGDSLSEVELRQHGSEEWQPLTKKGDVWEVSCSKPLVGPFNFRFLSKNGMKNVFDEVFSTDFKIGKTYQPEY